A genomic window from Cricetulus griseus strain 17A/GY chromosome 4, alternate assembly CriGri-PICRH-1.0, whole genome shotgun sequence includes:
- the Ppm1m gene encoding protein phosphatase 1M isoform X5, producing MSAGWFRRRFLPGGPLPEPRPAGPRSSPVPYHRPRFLRGSGSSPSATDASRRPDSRPVRSPARGRTLPWNAGYAEIINAEKSEFNEDQAACGKLCIRRCLFGIAEDQEWLTVCPEEFLTGHYWALFDGHGGPAAAILAANTLHSCLRRQLEAVVEGMVATQPPMHLSGRCVCSSDPHFVEEKGIRAEDLVIGALESAFQECDDVIGRELEASGQVGGCTALVAVSLQGKLYVANAGDSRAILVRRDEIRVLSTEFTPETERQRIQQLAFIYPELLAGEFTRLEFPRRLKGDDLGEKVLFRDHHMNGWSYKQVEKSDLKYPLIHGQGRQVTVLDVDQLALEEEDVVIMATDGLWDVLSNEQVARLVRRFLTGNREDPHRFSELAKMLIHNTQGKDDGATGEGQVSYDDVSVFVIPLHSQDKGNSGQ from the exons ATGTCCGCCGGCTGGTTCCGGCGCCGCTTCCTACCCGGGGGTCCACTTCCCGAGCCTCGGCCAGCGGGGCCGCGCTCCAGCCCGGTGCCCTATCACCGGCCCCGCTTCCTGCGCGGCTCGGGCTCCAGCCCCAGCGCCACCGACGCCTCGCGCCGCCCGGATTCCCGACCCGTGCGCAGCCCCGCGCGGGGCCGCACGCTGCCTTGGAACGCAGGCTACGCCGA GATTATCAATGCAGAGAAATCCGAATTCAATGAGGATCAGGCTGCTTGCGGGAAGCTGTGCATCCGGCGATGTTTATTTGGGATTGCGGAAGATCAAGAGTGGCTGACGGTGTGCCCAGAGGAG TTCCTCACAGGTCATTACTGGGCACTGTTTGATGGGCACGGTGGACCTGCAGCAGCCATTTTGGCTGCCAACACCCTGCATTCCTGCCTGCGCCGGCAGCTGGAAGCCGTGGTAGAAGGCATGGTGGCTACTCAGCCCCCCATGCACCTCAGTGGTCGCTGTGTCTGCTCTAGTGACCCCCACTTTGTGGAGGAAAAGGGCATCCGGGCAGAAGACTTGGTGATTGGGGCCCTGGAGAGCGCCTTCCAGGAATGT GATGATGTGATTGGGAGAGAGCTGGAGGCCTCAGGCCAGGTGGGTGGCTGTACAGCCCTGGTGGCTGTGTCCCTGCAGGGGAAGCTGTATGTGGCCAATGCTGGGGATAGTAG AGCCATCTTGGTGCGGAGAGATGAGATACGGGTGCTGAGTACTGAGTTTACCCCAGAAACAGAGCGGCAGCGGATCCAGCAGCTG GCCTTTATCTACCCTGAGCTTCTAGCTGGTGAGTTCACCCGACTGGAGTTTCCACGACGGCTGAAGGGGGATGACTTAGGAGAGAAGGTTTTGTTCAGGGATCATCACATGAATGGCTG GAGCTACAAACAGGTGGAGAAGTCTGATCTCAAGTACCCACTGATTCACGGACAGGGTAGGCAG GTGACTGTGCTGGATGTGGACCAGCTAGCATTGGAAGAGGAGGATGTGGTCATCATGGCAACTGATGGGCTCTGGGATGTCCTGTCCAATGAGCAGGTGGCCCGGCTTGTGCGGCGCTTTCTCACTGGGAACCGAGAGGACCCACACAG GTTCTCAGAGTTGGCCAAAATGCTGATACACAATACACAGGGGAAGGATGATGGTGCCACCGGAGAAGGGCAGGTGTCCTACGATGACGTCTCTGTGTTCGTGATTCCATTGCACAGCCAGGACAAAGGGAATAGTGGCCAGTGA
- the Ppm1m gene encoding protein phosphatase 1M isoform X3, whose translation MSAGWFRRRFLPGGPLPEPRPAGPRSSPVPYHRPRFLRGSGSSPSATDASRRPDSRPVRSPARGRTLPWNAGYAEIINAEKSEFNEDQAACGKLCIRRCLFGIAEDQEWLTVCPEEFLTGHYWALFDGHGGPAAAILAANTLHSCLRRQLEAVVEGMVATQPPMHLSGRCVCSSDPHFVEEKGIRAEDLVIGALESAFQECDDVIGRELEASGQVGGCTALVAVSLQGKLYVANAGDSRAILVRRDEIRVLSTEFTPETERQRIQQLLLAGEFTRLEFPRRLKGDDLGEKVLFRDHHMNGWSYKQVEKSDLKYPLIHGQGRQARLLGTLAVSRGLGDHQLRVLDTNIQLKPFLLSIPQVTVLDVDQLALEEEDVVIMATDGLWDVLSNEQVARLVRRFLTGNREDPHRFSELAKMLIHNTQGKDDGATGEGQVSYDDVSVFVIPLHSQDKGNSGQ comes from the exons ATGTCCGCCGGCTGGTTCCGGCGCCGCTTCCTACCCGGGGGTCCACTTCCCGAGCCTCGGCCAGCGGGGCCGCGCTCCAGCCCGGTGCCCTATCACCGGCCCCGCTTCCTGCGCGGCTCGGGCTCCAGCCCCAGCGCCACCGACGCCTCGCGCCGCCCGGATTCCCGACCCGTGCGCAGCCCCGCGCGGGGCCGCACGCTGCCTTGGAACGCAGGCTACGCCGA GATTATCAATGCAGAGAAATCCGAATTCAATGAGGATCAGGCTGCTTGCGGGAAGCTGTGCATCCGGCGATGTTTATTTGGGATTGCGGAAGATCAAGAGTGGCTGACGGTGTGCCCAGAGGAG TTCCTCACAGGTCATTACTGGGCACTGTTTGATGGGCACGGTGGACCTGCAGCAGCCATTTTGGCTGCCAACACCCTGCATTCCTGCCTGCGCCGGCAGCTGGAAGCCGTGGTAGAAGGCATGGTGGCTACTCAGCCCCCCATGCACCTCAGTGGTCGCTGTGTCTGCTCTAGTGACCCCCACTTTGTGGAGGAAAAGGGCATCCGGGCAGAAGACTTGGTGATTGGGGCCCTGGAGAGCGCCTTCCAGGAATGT GATGATGTGATTGGGAGAGAGCTGGAGGCCTCAGGCCAGGTGGGTGGCTGTACAGCCCTGGTGGCTGTGTCCCTGCAGGGGAAGCTGTATGTGGCCAATGCTGGGGATAGTAG AGCCATCTTGGTGCGGAGAGATGAGATACGGGTGCTGAGTACTGAGTTTACCCCAGAAACAGAGCGGCAGCGGATCCAGCAGCTG CTTCTAGCTGGTGAGTTCACCCGACTGGAGTTTCCACGACGGCTGAAGGGGGATGACTTAGGAGAGAAGGTTTTGTTCAGGGATCATCACATGAATGGCTG GAGCTACAAACAGGTGGAGAAGTCTGATCTCAAGTACCCACTGATTCACGGACAGGGTAGGCAG gcTCGGTTACTAGGAACACTGGCCGTCTCCCGAGGCCTGGGAGATCACCAGCTCAGAGTCCTGGACACCAACATCCAGCTCAAGCCCTTCCTGCTCTCCATCCCACAG GTGACTGTGCTGGATGTGGACCAGCTAGCATTGGAAGAGGAGGATGTGGTCATCATGGCAACTGATGGGCTCTGGGATGTCCTGTCCAATGAGCAGGTGGCCCGGCTTGTGCGGCGCTTTCTCACTGGGAACCGAGAGGACCCACACAG GTTCTCAGAGTTGGCCAAAATGCTGATACACAATACACAGGGGAAGGATGATGGTGCCACCGGAGAAGGGCAGGTGTCCTACGATGACGTCTCTGTGTTCGTGATTCCATTGCACAGCCAGGACAAAGGGAATAGTGGCCAGTGA
- the Ppm1m gene encoding protein phosphatase 1M isoform X2, whose amino-acid sequence MSAGWFRRRFLPGGPLPEPRPAGPRSSPVPYHRPRFLRGSGSSPSATDASRRPDSRPVRSPARGRTLPWNAGYAEIINAEKSEFNEDQAACGKLCIRRCLFGIAEDQEWLTVCPEEFLTGHYWALFDGHGGPAAAILAANTLHSCLRRQLEAVVEGMVATQPPMHLSGRCVCSSDPHFVEEKGIRAEDLVIGALESAFQECDDVIGRELEASGQVGGCTALVAVSLQGKLYVANAGDSRAILVRRDEIRVLSTEFTPETERQRIQQLAFIYPELLAGEFTRLEFPRRLKGDDLGEKVLFRDHHMNGWSYKQVEKSDLKYPLIHGQGRQARLLGTLAVSRGLGDHQLRVLDTNIQLKPFLLSIPQVTVLDVDQLALEEEDVVIMATDGLWDVLSNEQVARLVRRFLTGNREDPHRFSELAKMLIHNTQGKDDGATGEGQVSYDDVSVFVIPLHSQDKGNSGQ is encoded by the exons ATGTCCGCCGGCTGGTTCCGGCGCCGCTTCCTACCCGGGGGTCCACTTCCCGAGCCTCGGCCAGCGGGGCCGCGCTCCAGCCCGGTGCCCTATCACCGGCCCCGCTTCCTGCGCGGCTCGGGCTCCAGCCCCAGCGCCACCGACGCCTCGCGCCGCCCGGATTCCCGACCCGTGCGCAGCCCCGCGCGGGGCCGCACGCTGCCTTGGAACGCAGGCTACGCCGA GATTATCAATGCAGAGAAATCCGAATTCAATGAGGATCAGGCTGCTTGCGGGAAGCTGTGCATCCGGCGATGTTTATTTGGGATTGCGGAAGATCAAGAGTGGCTGACGGTGTGCCCAGAGGAG TTCCTCACAGGTCATTACTGGGCACTGTTTGATGGGCACGGTGGACCTGCAGCAGCCATTTTGGCTGCCAACACCCTGCATTCCTGCCTGCGCCGGCAGCTGGAAGCCGTGGTAGAAGGCATGGTGGCTACTCAGCCCCCCATGCACCTCAGTGGTCGCTGTGTCTGCTCTAGTGACCCCCACTTTGTGGAGGAAAAGGGCATCCGGGCAGAAGACTTGGTGATTGGGGCCCTGGAGAGCGCCTTCCAGGAATGT GATGATGTGATTGGGAGAGAGCTGGAGGCCTCAGGCCAGGTGGGTGGCTGTACAGCCCTGGTGGCTGTGTCCCTGCAGGGGAAGCTGTATGTGGCCAATGCTGGGGATAGTAG AGCCATCTTGGTGCGGAGAGATGAGATACGGGTGCTGAGTACTGAGTTTACCCCAGAAACAGAGCGGCAGCGGATCCAGCAGCTG GCCTTTATCTACCCTGAGCTTCTAGCTGGTGAGTTCACCCGACTGGAGTTTCCACGACGGCTGAAGGGGGATGACTTAGGAGAGAAGGTTTTGTTCAGGGATCATCACATGAATGGCTG GAGCTACAAACAGGTGGAGAAGTCTGATCTCAAGTACCCACTGATTCACGGACAGGGTAGGCAG gcTCGGTTACTAGGAACACTGGCCGTCTCCCGAGGCCTGGGAGATCACCAGCTCAGAGTCCTGGACACCAACATCCAGCTCAAGCCCTTCCTGCTCTCCATCCCACAG GTGACTGTGCTGGATGTGGACCAGCTAGCATTGGAAGAGGAGGATGTGGTCATCATGGCAACTGATGGGCTCTGGGATGTCCTGTCCAATGAGCAGGTGGCCCGGCTTGTGCGGCGCTTTCTCACTGGGAACCGAGAGGACCCACACAG GTTCTCAGAGTTGGCCAAAATGCTGATACACAATACACAGGGGAAGGATGATGGTGCCACCGGAGAAGGGCAGGTGTCCTACGATGACGTCTCTGTGTTCGTGATTCCATTGCACAGCCAGGACAAAGGGAATAGTGGCCAGTGA
- the Tlr9 gene encoding toll-like receptor 9 isoform X2, giving the protein MAHQTGIHATEELKEFFAKARAGSIRLIKVVIEDEQLVLGASQEPVGRWDQDYDRAVLPLLDAQEPCYLLFRLDSQNAQGFEWLFLAWSPDNSPVRLKMLYAATRATVKKEFGGGHIKDELFGTVKDDLSLAGYQKHLSSCAAPAPLTSAERELQQIRINEVKTEISVESKHQTLQGLAFPLQPEAQRALQQLKQKTVNYIQMKLDLERETIELVHTEPTSVAQLPSRVPRDAARYHFFLYKHTHEGDSLESVVFIYSMPGYKCSIKERMLYSSCKSRLLDSVEQDFQLEIAKKVLCGGTLHPLSLLVQAAVLAGALALGTPPVFLPCELKSRGQVDCNWLFLKSVPHFSAAAPRSNVTSLSLVSNRIHHLHDADFVYFPNLRQLNLKWNCPPRGLSPMHFPCHMTIGHNTFRAMRALEDLNLSYNGITAVPPLPSSLTNLSLSHTNILVLDSDSFAGLYNLRFLFMDGNCYYKNPCGGRMVNVTPGALLGLSRLTHLSLKYNNLTKVPRQLPPSLEYLLVSYNHIDKLAPEDLANLTSLRVLDVGGNCRRCDHAFNPCVECRPESLQLHPETFHHLSHLEGLVLKDNSLHTLNSSWFQGLVNLSVLDLSENFLYECITNTTAFQNLTRLRKLDLSFNYCKKVSFAKLHLARSFGSLVSLQELNLNGIFFRLLNKTTLRWLTHLRHLHTLHLQMNFINQVQLSIFGTFPNLHFVDLSDNRISGSLKTSATTLKGADGGEQENLWSGVLTPALLSTPKNFMVRCRNLNFTLDLSRNNLVAIQPEMFANLSHLQCLSLSHNCIAQAVNGSQFLPLTNLKVLDLSHNKLDLYHGRSFTELPQLQALDLSYNNQPFSMQGIGHNFSFVTRLPKLQYLSLAHNDIHSRVSLRLHSTSLKILDFSGNVLGLMWDVGDLYSEFFQGLRHLQQLDLSQNHLHTLLPKNLNNLPKSLRNLILRDNYLSFFNWSSLAFLPKLEVLNLAGNQLKALANGTLPNGTQLRKLDVSSNSIVSVVPAFFALALELKEVNLSDNLLKTVDRSWFGPIVVNLTMLDVRSNPLHCACGAAFVDLLLEVQTKVPGLPNQVRCGSPGQLQGRSIFTQDLRLCLDEVLSWDCFGLSLLIVAVGIAVPLLQHLCGWDVWYCFHLCLAWLPLLAWGRRGAQALPYDAFIVFDKAQSAVADWVYNELRVRLEERRGRRALRLCLEDRDWLPGQTLFENLWASIYGSRKTLFVLAQTDRVSGLLRTSFLLAQQRLLEDRKDVVVLVILRPDAHRSRYVRLRQRLCRQSVLFWPQQPSGQGSFWAQLSTALTRDNRHFYNRNFCRGPTAE; this is encoded by the exons ATGGCGCACCAGACCGGCATCCATG CCACTGAAGAGCTAAAGGAATTCTTTGCCAAGGCCCGGGCTGGCTCCATCCGACTCATCAAAGTTGTCATTGAGGACG AGCAGCTCGTGCTGGGTGCCTCGCAGGAGCCAGTGGGACGCTGGGACCAGGACTACGACCGTGCTGTGCTGCCGCTGCTAGATGCCCAGGAGCCCTGCTACCTCCTCTTCCGCCTTGACTCGCAGAATGCTCAGGGTTTCGAGTGGCTCTTCCTGGCCTGGTCACCTGATAATTCACCT GTGCGGCTGAAGATGCTGTATGCAGCCACACGAGCCACAGTGAAGAAGGAATTTGGAGGTGGCCACATCAAGGATGAGCTCTTCGGGACAGTAAAG GACGACCTCTCCTTGGCTGGGTACCAGAAACATCTCTCATCCTGTGCCGCACCTGCCCCCCTGACTTCGGCTGAGAGAGAGCTTCAGCAGATCCGAATCAACGAG GTGAAGACTGAGATCAGTGTGGAAAGCAAGCACCAGACCCTTCAGGGCCTGGCCTTCCCCCTGCAGCCCGAGGCCCAGCGGGCCCTCCAGCAACTCAAGCAGAAGACAGTCAACTATATCCAGATG aaGCTGGACCTGGAACGGGAGACCATCGAGCTGGTCCACACAGAGCCCACAAGTGTGGCCCAGCTGCCCTCACGGGTCCCCCGAGATGCCGCCCGCTACCACTTCTTCCTGTATAAGCATACCCATGAGGGTGACTCCCTTGAATCTGTGG TGTTCATCTACTCCATGCCGGGGTACAAGTGCAGCATTAAGGAGCGCATGCTCTACTCCAGCTGCAAGAGCCGCCTCCTCGACTCCGTAGAGCAAGACTTCCAGCTGGAGATAGCTAAGAAG GTTCTCTGTGGCGGGACTCTGCACCCCTTGTCTCTCCTAGTGCAAGCTGCAGTTCTGGCCGGGGCTCTGGCCCTGGGCACCCCGCCTGTCTTCCTGCCCTGTGAGCTGAAGTCCCGCGGCCAGGTAGACTGCAACTggctgttcctgaaatctgtgcCTCACTTTTCTGCAGCAGCGCCCCGTTCCAACGTCACCAGCCTTTCCTTGGTCTCCAACCGTATCCACCACCTGCATGACGCCGACTTTGTCTACTTTCCCAATCTCAGGCAACTCAACCTCAAATGGAACTGCCCGCCCCGCGGCCTCAGCCCTATGCATTTCCCCTGCCACATGACCATTGGGCACAACACCTTCCGCGCCATGCGCGCCCTGGAAGACCTGAACCTGAGTTACAATGGCATCACCGCTGTACCCCCGCTGCCCAGCTCCCTAACGAACCTGAGCCTGAGCCACACCAACATCCTGGTACTAGATTCTGACAGCTTTGCTGGCCTGTACAACCTGCGCTTTCTCTTCATGGATGGGAACTGCTACTATAAGAACCCTTGTGGTGGTAGGATGGTGAATGTGACCCCAGGGGCACTCCTGGGCCTGAGCAGGCTCACCCATTTGTCACTCAAGTATAACAACCTCACGAAGGTGCCCCGCCAACTGCCCCCCAGCCTGGAGTACCTACTGGTGTCCTATAACCACATTGACAAGCTGGCGCCTGAAGACCTCGCCAATCTGACTTCCCTTCGGGTACTTGACGTGGGTGGGAACTGTCGCCGCTGCGACCATGCCTTTAACCCCTGTGTAGAATGCAGACCAGAGTCCCTCCAGCTGCACCCTGAGACCTTCCATCACCTGAGCCACCTTGAAGGCCTGGTGCTGAAGGACAATTCTCTCCACACGCTGAACTCCTCCTGGTTCCAAGGGCTAGTCAACCTTTCAGTGCTAGACCTAAGCGAGAACTTTCTCTATGAGTGTATTACCAACACCACGGCCTTTCAGAACCTGACAAGGCTGCGCAAGCTCGACCTGTCTTTCAATTACTGCAAGAAAGTGTCATTTGCCAAGCTCCACCTGGCAAGGTCCTTCGGGAGCCTGGTGTCACTGCAAGAGCTGAACCTGAATGGCATCTTCTTCCGCCTGCTCAACAAGACCACACTCAGGTGGCTGACCCACCTGCGCCACCTCCATACTCTGCATCTCCAGATGAACTTCATCAACCAGGTCCAGCTCAGCATCTTTGGTACCTTCCCAAACCTTCACTTTGTGGACCTGTCAGATAACCGCATCAGTGGCTCTTTGAAAACGTCAGCAACCACCCTCAAAGGGGCAGACGGTGGGGAGCAAGAGAATTTGTGGTCTGGGGTTCTCACCCCAGCCCTACTGAGCACCCCTAAGAACTTCATGGTCAGGTGCAGGAACCTCAACTTTACTTTGGATCTGTCTCGGAACAACCTGGTGGCAATCCAGCCAGAGATGTTTGCCAACCTCTCTCACCTCCAGTGCCTAAGCCTGAGCCACAACTGCATTGCACAGGCTGTCAACGGCTCTCAGTTCCTGCCACTAACCAATCTAAAGGTGCTCGACCTGTCCCATAACAAGCTGGACTTGTACCATGGGCGCTCGTTCACTGAACTCCCACAATTGCAGGCCCTGGACTTGAGCTACAACAACCAACCCTTCAGCATGCAGGGTATTGGCCACAACTTTAGTTTTGTGACCCGTCTGCCCAAACTGCAATACCTCAGCCTGGCACACAATGACATTCACAGCCGTGTGTCCTTACGACTTCACAGCACGTCACTGAAGATCCTGGACTTCAGTGGCAATGTTTTGGGCCTCATGTGGGATGTGGGGGACCTTTACTCAGAATTCTTCCAAGGTCTCAGACACCTGCAGCAGCTGGACCTGTCTCAGAATCACCTGCATACCCTCCTGCCCAAGAACCTCAACAACCTTCCCAAGAGCCTGAGGAATCTGATTCTCAGGGACAATTACCTGTCTTTCTTTAACTGGAGCAGTCTGGCCTTCCTGCCCAAGCTGGAAGTCCTGAACCTGGCAGGAAACCAACTAAAGGCCCTGGCCAACGGCACCCTGCCTAACGGCACCCAACTCCGAAAGCTGGATGTCAGTAGCAATAGTATTGTCTCTGTGGTTCCAGCCTTCTTTGCTCTGGCATTGGAGCTCAAGGAGGTCAACCTCAGCGACAACCTCCTCAAGACAGTGGATCGCTCCTGGTTTGGGCCCATAGTGGTGAACCTGACGATGCTAGACGTGAGAAGCAACCCCCTGCACTGTGCCTGCGGGGCGGCCTTCGTGGACCTCCTGCTGGAGGTGCAGACCAAGGTGCCTGGCCTGCCCAACCAGGTAAGGTGTGGCAGTCCCGGCCAGTTGCAGGGCCGAAGTATCTTCACGCAGGACCTGAGACTGTGCCTGGATGAGGTCCTCTCCTGGGATTGTTTTGGTCTTTCACTGTTGATTGTGGCTGTGGGCATAGCAGTGCCATTACTACAACATCTCTGCGGCTGGGACGTCTGGTACTGCTTCCATCTGTGCCTGGCATGGCTACCTTTGCTGGCCTGGGGCCGGCGCGGCGCCCAAGCCCTTCCCTACGATGCCTTCATAGTGTTCGATAAGGCGCAGAGCGCGGTTGCCGACTGGGTGTATAACGAGCTGCGGGTGCGGTTGGAGGAGCGGCGGGGGCGCCGAGCCCTGCGGCTGTGCCTGGAGGACCGAGATTGGCTACCCGGCCAGACGCTCTTCGAGAATCTCTGGGCCTCCATCTATGGCAGCCGCAAGACGCTGTTTGTGCTGGCCCAAACGGACCGGGTCAGTGGCCTCTTGCGCACCAGCTTCCTGCTGGCTCAACAGCGCCTGCTGGAGGACCGCAAGGACGTGGTGGTGTTGGTGATCCTGCGCCCCGATGCCCACCGCTCCCGCTACGTGCGCCTACGCCAGCGCCTCTGCAGACAGAGCGTGCTCTTCTGGCCCCAGCAGCCCAGCGGTCAAGGCAGCTTCTGGGCCCAGCTGAGCACAGCCCTGACTAGGGACAACCGCCACTTCTATAACCGGAACTTCTGCCGGGGACCCACAGCAGAATAG
- the Ppm1m gene encoding protein phosphatase 1M isoform X4: protein MSAGWFRRRFLPGGPLPEPRPAGPRSSPVPYHRPRFLRGSGSSPSATDASRRPDSRPVRSPARGRTLPWNAGYAEIINAEKSEFNEDQAACGKLCIRRCLFGIAEDQEWLTVCPEEFLTGHYWALFDGHGGPAAAILAANTLHSCLRRQLEAVVEGMVATQPPMHLSGRCVCSSDPHFVEEKGIRAEDLVIGALESAFQECDDVIGRELEASGQVGGCTALVAVSLQGKLYVANAGDSRAILVRRDEIRVLSTEFTPETERQRIQQLAFIYPELLAGEFTRLEFPRRLKGDDLGEKVLFRDHHMNGWSYKQVEKSDLKYPLIHGQGRQARLLGTLAVSRGLGDHQLRVLDTNIQLKPFLLSIPQLALEEEDVVIMATDGLWDVLSNEQVARLVRRFLTGNREDPHRFSELAKMLIHNTQGKDDGATGEGQVSYDDVSVFVIPLHSQDKGNSGQ, encoded by the exons ATGTCCGCCGGCTGGTTCCGGCGCCGCTTCCTACCCGGGGGTCCACTTCCCGAGCCTCGGCCAGCGGGGCCGCGCTCCAGCCCGGTGCCCTATCACCGGCCCCGCTTCCTGCGCGGCTCGGGCTCCAGCCCCAGCGCCACCGACGCCTCGCGCCGCCCGGATTCCCGACCCGTGCGCAGCCCCGCGCGGGGCCGCACGCTGCCTTGGAACGCAGGCTACGCCGA GATTATCAATGCAGAGAAATCCGAATTCAATGAGGATCAGGCTGCTTGCGGGAAGCTGTGCATCCGGCGATGTTTATTTGGGATTGCGGAAGATCAAGAGTGGCTGACGGTGTGCCCAGAGGAG TTCCTCACAGGTCATTACTGGGCACTGTTTGATGGGCACGGTGGACCTGCAGCAGCCATTTTGGCTGCCAACACCCTGCATTCCTGCCTGCGCCGGCAGCTGGAAGCCGTGGTAGAAGGCATGGTGGCTACTCAGCCCCCCATGCACCTCAGTGGTCGCTGTGTCTGCTCTAGTGACCCCCACTTTGTGGAGGAAAAGGGCATCCGGGCAGAAGACTTGGTGATTGGGGCCCTGGAGAGCGCCTTCCAGGAATGT GATGATGTGATTGGGAGAGAGCTGGAGGCCTCAGGCCAGGTGGGTGGCTGTACAGCCCTGGTGGCTGTGTCCCTGCAGGGGAAGCTGTATGTGGCCAATGCTGGGGATAGTAG AGCCATCTTGGTGCGGAGAGATGAGATACGGGTGCTGAGTACTGAGTTTACCCCAGAAACAGAGCGGCAGCGGATCCAGCAGCTG GCCTTTATCTACCCTGAGCTTCTAGCTGGTGAGTTCACCCGACTGGAGTTTCCACGACGGCTGAAGGGGGATGACTTAGGAGAGAAGGTTTTGTTCAGGGATCATCACATGAATGGCTG GAGCTACAAACAGGTGGAGAAGTCTGATCTCAAGTACCCACTGATTCACGGACAGGGTAGGCAG gcTCGGTTACTAGGAACACTGGCCGTCTCCCGAGGCCTGGGAGATCACCAGCTCAGAGTCCTGGACACCAACATCCAGCTCAAGCCCTTCCTGCTCTCCATCCCACAG CTAGCATTGGAAGAGGAGGATGTGGTCATCATGGCAACTGATGGGCTCTGGGATGTCCTGTCCAATGAGCAGGTGGCCCGGCTTGTGCGGCGCTTTCTCACTGGGAACCGAGAGGACCCACACAG GTTCTCAGAGTTGGCCAAAATGCTGATACACAATACACAGGGGAAGGATGATGGTGCCACCGGAGAAGGGCAGGTGTCCTACGATGACGTCTCTGTGTTCGTGATTCCATTGCACAGCCAGGACAAAGGGAATAGTGGCCAGTGA
- the Tlr9 gene encoding toll-like receptor 9 isoform X3 — MAHQTGIHATEELKEFFAKARAGSIRLIKVVIEDEQLVLGASQEPVGRWDQDYDRAVLPLLDAQEPCYLLFRLDSQNAQGFEWLFLAWSPDNSPVRLKMLYAATRATVKKEFGGGHIKDELFGTVKDDLSLAGYQKHLSSCAAPAPLTSAERELQQIRINEVKTEISVESKHQTLQGLAFPLQPEAQRALQQLKQKTVNYIQMKLDLERETIELVHTEPTSVAQLPSRVPRDAARYHFFLYKHTHEGDSLESVVFIYSMPGYKCSIKERMLYSSCKSRLLDSVEQDFQLEIAKKIEIGDGAELTAEFLYDEVHPKQHAFKQAFAKPRGPGGKRGHKRLIRGPGENGDDS; from the exons ATGGCGCACCAGACCGGCATCCATG CCACTGAAGAGCTAAAGGAATTCTTTGCCAAGGCCCGGGCTGGCTCCATCCGACTCATCAAAGTTGTCATTGAGGACG AGCAGCTCGTGCTGGGTGCCTCGCAGGAGCCAGTGGGACGCTGGGACCAGGACTACGACCGTGCTGTGCTGCCGCTGCTAGATGCCCAGGAGCCCTGCTACCTCCTCTTCCGCCTTGACTCGCAGAATGCTCAGGGTTTCGAGTGGCTCTTCCTGGCCTGGTCACCTGATAATTCACCT GTGCGGCTGAAGATGCTGTATGCAGCCACACGAGCCACAGTGAAGAAGGAATTTGGAGGTGGCCACATCAAGGATGAGCTCTTCGGGACAGTAAAG GACGACCTCTCCTTGGCTGGGTACCAGAAACATCTCTCATCCTGTGCCGCACCTGCCCCCCTGACTTCGGCTGAGAGAGAGCTTCAGCAGATCCGAATCAACGAG GTGAAGACTGAGATCAGTGTGGAAAGCAAGCACCAGACCCTTCAGGGCCTGGCCTTCCCCCTGCAGCCCGAGGCCCAGCGGGCCCTCCAGCAACTCAAGCAGAAGACAGTCAACTATATCCAGATG aaGCTGGACCTGGAACGGGAGACCATCGAGCTGGTCCACACAGAGCCCACAAGTGTGGCCCAGCTGCCCTCACGGGTCCCCCGAGATGCCGCCCGCTACCACTTCTTCCTGTATAAGCATACCCATGAGGGTGACTCCCTTGAATCTGTGG TGTTCATCTACTCCATGCCGGGGTACAAGTGCAGCATTAAGGAGCGCATGCTCTACTCCAGCTGCAAGAGCCGCCTCCTCGACTCCGTAGAGCAAGACTTCCAGCTGGAGATAGCTAAGAAG ATTGAGATTGGAGATGGAGCAGAACTGACAGCCGAGTTCCTCTACGATGAGGTGCATCCCAAGCAGCACGCCTTCAAGCAGGCCTTTGCCAAGCCCAGAGGCCCTGGGGGCAAGCGGGGCCATAAGCGCCTCATCCGGGGCCCCGGTGAGAATGGAGATGACAGCTAG